One region of Patescibacteria group bacterium genomic DNA includes:
- the rpmC gene encoding 50S ribosomal protein L29, with protein sequence MEFKELAKKTEKELQAILAEYREKLRSARFKDANKQLKNVREIRVARSVIANVLTLLNLNKKTINHS encoded by the coding sequence ATGGAGTTTAAAGAATTAGCCAAAAAAACTGAAAAGGAATTGCAGGCGATCTTAGCCGAGTATCGGGAAAAATTAAGATCAGCCCGTTTTAAGGATGCCAATAAACAATTAAAAAACGTCCGCGAGATCAGAGTGGCGAGAAGCGTTATCGCCAATGTTTTGACTTTGCTTAATTTGAACAAGAAAACAATAAATCATTCGTAG
- the rplP gene encoding 50S ribosomal protein L16 translates to MLMPRKTKYRKSHKGARGGKATSGLRVSFGSYGLKSLENCWVTARQIEAARRVLTRYIKKGGRIFCRIFPAKPVTAKGGELPMGKGKGSVDHYVCNVKPGMVMFEIEGVTEAEAKEGMKFAGDKLPVTSRFVKANE, encoded by the coding sequence ATGTTGATGCCCAGAAAAACAAAATATCGCAAGTCCCATAAGGGCGCGAGAGGCGGCAAAGCCACCAGCGGCCTGAGGGTTAGTTTTGGGAGTTATGGCCTTAAGTCTTTGGAAAATTGCTGGGTAACGGCGAGACAGATCGAAGCAGCCCGCCGCGTGTTGACCAGATATATCAAGAAAGGCGGCAGAATTTTTTGCCGGATCTTTCCGGCCAAGCCGGTCACGGCCAAGGGCGGCGAACTGCCGATGGGTAAAGGCAAGGGTTCGGTCGATCATTATGTTTGTAATGTTAAGCCGGGGATGGTGATGTTCGAGATTGAAGGCGTTACCGAGGCGGAAGCCAAGGAAGGAATGAAATTTGCCGGCGATAAATTGCCGGTTACCTCGCGGTTCGTTAAAGCGAATGAATAA
- the rpsC gene encoding 30S ribosomal protein S3, with amino-acid sequence MGKKINPKIFRIGINRTWPSVWFATGQDYIKNTRQDVQTRRFLMNELKEAGVDNVKIERGVKKISFDITASKPGVIIGRGGNGIEELKKKVHNKYLKNFRLKEININIKECDRPNLSSQIVMQSIIADIEKRMPFKRTMKQAISRVEKAGGLGVKVVVSGRLNGAEIAREEKLVSGKIPLQTLRADIDYSRGAAKTTYGTIGVKVWIYKGEVFEKDLKNKDGKGEILGRRK; translated from the coding sequence ATGGGCAAGAAGATAAATCCAAAAATATTCCGAATAGGCATTAATCGAACTTGGCCGTCCGTCTGGTTTGCGACGGGTCAGGACTATATTAAAAATACCAGGCAAGATGTGCAAACGAGAAGATTTTTAATGAACGAATTGAAGGAAGCCGGCGTTGATAATGTCAAAATCGAAAGAGGCGTTAAGAAAATTTCTTTCGACATTACCGCTTCCAAACCCGGAGTTATAATCGGCCGCGGCGGCAACGGCATTGAAGAATTGAAGAAGAAAGTTCATAATAAATACTTGAAAAATTTTCGCTTGAAAGAAATCAACATCAATATCAAAGAATGTGATCGCCCCAATTTAAGTTCGCAGATCGTAATGCAATCGATCATCGCCGATATCGAGAAGAGAATGCCTTTCAAGCGGACGATGAAGCAAGCTATTTCCCGGGTGGAAAAAGCCGGCGGCTTGGGAGTCAAGGTGGTGGTGTCCGGACGTTTGAATGGCGCGGAAATCGCCCGCGAAGAAAAATTAGTTTCCGGAAAGATCCCATTACAGACGCTTCGAGCCGATATTGATTATTCCCGCGGCGCGGCCAAGACCACTTATGGAACCATCGGCGTGAAGGTGTGGATATATAAAGGTGAAGTTTTTGAAAAAGATCTTAAGAATAAAGACGGCAAGGGAGAGATTTTAGGGAGAAGAAAATAA
- the rplV gene encoding 50S ribosomal protein L22 encodes MEIKVKLKFLKMSSKKLRLVANLIRGAEANSALNQLRFANKKAAEPIAKLLKSGIATAANDFALDKNNLFVKEIKIDEGGMLKRWTPKAHGSATPIRRRLSHINITLGELKASGVTAAKAKEVEAPISLEEMVKEGEKAAKKDSGKDIKKESAGKDLKKEGASKKGFVNKMFQRKSGNG; translated from the coding sequence ATGGAAATCAAGGTTAAACTAAAATTTTTGAAAATGTCTTCGAAGAAGCTGCGCTTGGTGGCCAATCTTATTCGCGGCGCCGAAGCCAATTCGGCTTTGAATCAATTGAGATTTGCCAATAAAAAAGCGGCTGAACCGATCGCCAAGCTGCTTAAGTCGGGGATCGCAACCGCGGCAAATGATTTTGCGTTGGATAAAAATAATTTGTTTGTTAAGGAAATAAAAATTGATGAAGGCGGGATGTTAAAGCGCTGGACCCCCAAGGCTCACGGCAGCGCCACGCCGATCCGAAGAAGATTAAGTCATATTAACATAACTTTGGGCGAGCTTAAAGCTTCGGGCGTTACCGCGGCCAAGGCGAAAGAAGTGGAAGCTCCGATCAGTCTCGAGGAAATGGTTAAAGAAGGGGAAAAGGCGGCTAAAAAAGACAGTGGAAAAGATATTAAGAAAGAATCGGCCGGGAAGGATTTAAAGAAAGAAGGCGCCTCCAAGAAGGGTTTTGTCAATAAAATGTTCCAGCGCAAAAGCGGAAATGGATAA
- the rpsS gene encoding 30S ribosomal protein S19, whose amino-acid sequence MSRSLKKGPYVNPRIIKKIKNLKPGDKTVIKVWDRACTITPEMVGFTIGVHNGKQHIPVYIIENMVGHRLGEFSLTRKFVVHGGKMAKIEAMEEAEAGKPAAAPAAAAPAKAPAAGGKK is encoded by the coding sequence ATGTCGAGAAGCTTAAAAAAGGGACCGTACGTCAACCCCAGAATAATCAAGAAGATCAAGAATCTTAAGCCCGGTGATAAAACCGTGATCAAGGTTTGGGATCGGGCTTGCACTATCACTCCGGAAATGGTGGGATTTACGATTGGCGTGCATAACGGCAAACAGCATATCCCGGTCTATATTATTGAAAATATGGTCGGCCATCGTTTGGGCGAATTTTCTCTGACGAGAAAATTTGTCGTTCACGGCGGCAAGATGGCTAAGATTGAAGCGATGGAAGAAGCGGAAGCGGGCAAACCGGCGGCAGCTCCGGCGGCAGCGGCCCCGGCTAAAGCGCCGGCGGCGGGAGGGAAAAAATAA
- the rplB gene encoding 50S ribosomal protein L2 produces MGIRNVKQNTAARRELNFDDFADITSTTPEKSLLLAKKSTGGRNFQGKITVRHKGGGVKRAIRIVDYKRDKFDVPAVVKTIEYDPGRGARIALLWYADGEKRYIVAPIGMNVGDKILSSQKEIEIKTGNCLPIKFIPAGVAVSGVEIFPGQGAKVARGAGNAVFVMGVEGEFAQLRMPSSEIRQVNKECLCTVGQVSNPDHMNIVIGAAGRQRRLGIRPTVRGTAMNPNDHPHGGGEGKQPIGLKHPKTPWGKPALGVPTRRKKYSDNLIIHRRKKRIEK; encoded by the coding sequence ATGGGTATCAGAAACGTAAAACAGAATACTGCGGCGAGAAGAGAATTGAATTTTGATGATTTTGCCGATATCACTTCGACTACGCCGGAGAAAAGTTTGTTATTGGCGAAGAAATCCACCGGCGGCCGCAATTTCCAGGGTAAGATAACCGTTAGGCATAAAGGCGGCGGCGTGAAGCGCGCGATTCGTATCGTTGATTATAAAAGAGATAAATTCGATGTGCCGGCGGTCGTGAAGACGATTGAATACGATCCGGGCCGCGGCGCGAGAATCGCTCTGCTTTGGTACGCTGATGGCGAAAAGAGATATATTGTCGCTCCGATCGGAATGAATGTCGGCGATAAAATTTTAAGTTCCCAGAAAGAAATTGAGATAAAAACCGGCAATTGCCTGCCGATCAAATTCATTCCGGCCGGCGTAGCCGTTTCCGGCGTGGAAATTTTTCCGGGCCAGGGCGCCAAGGTCGCGCGCGGCGCGGGAAACGCGGTTTTTGTCATGGGCGTGGAAGGGGAGTTCGCGCAGTTAAGAATGCCGTCGAGCGAAATCCGCCAGGTCAATAAAGAATGTCTTTGCACTGTCGGCCAGGTCAGCAATCCCGATCATATGAATATCGTTATTGGCGCGGCCGGCCGCCAGAGAAGATTGGGCATCCGCCCGACCGTCCGCGGCACCGCGATGAATCCCAACGATCACCCGCATGGCGGCGGTGAAGGCAAACAGCCGATCGGTTTGAAGCATCCGAAAACTCCTTGGGGCAAACCGGCTCTGGGCGTGCCGACGAGAAGGAAGAAATATTCAGACAATCTAATTATTCACCGCAGAAAGAAGAGAATAGAAAAATAA
- the rplW gene encoding 50S ribosomal protein L23, whose translation MSIFGKNKIEENKKGEEKSAKVVSAKKAKPPFAKASADKPEAKKSMKDLYGGASKEKVTAPVAAKAEGKPEVVKSASTESNAYRVLLRPLVTEKASHMGVINKYIFEVDYNCNKIEVAKAIEATYGIKPLKVNMIKLAGKVMRRGRTEGRRKNWKKAIVTLPAGKTIQIYEGI comes from the coding sequence ATGTCTATTTTTGGAAAAAATAAAATCGAAGAAAATAAAAAAGGCGAAGAAAAATCGGCCAAGGTTGTTAGTGCCAAGAAAGCGAAACCCCCCTTTGCTAAAGCTTCGGCGGACAAGCCGGAGGCAAAAAAATCCATGAAGGATCTTTATGGCGGCGCGAGTAAAGAAAAAGTGACTGCTCCAGTCGCGGCTAAAGCGGAAGGAAAACCAGAAGTCGTAAAAAGCGCTTCGACTGAATCCAATGCTTATCGCGTACTGTTGCGCCCGTTAGTTACGGAGAAAGCCAGCCATATGGGAGTGATCAATAAATATATCTTTGAAGTTGATTATAATTGCAATAAGATCGAGGTAGCCAAGGCGATCGAAGCCACCTATGGCATTAAGCCGCTGAAAGTTAACATGATCAAGCTGGCCGGAAAAGTTATGCGCCGGGGAAGAACGGAAGGACGGAGAAAAAATTGGAAGAAGGCGATCGTTACCTTGCCGGCCGGAAAAACGATCCAGATCTACGAAGGAATATAG
- the rplD gene encoding 50S ribosomal protein L4 → MAIKLNVYNQNGEAKGQKEVSDAIFAVKSNPGLINEAVTAQMANERQVLAHTKTRSEVRGGGKKPWRQKGTGRARVGSSRSPLWKGGGIIFGPNSDRNFSKKINKKAKRKAMFMVLSDRAANNGLAIVEKLTLDDYKTKVMDGILNNWEEKIFKNFTIAEKKKSASVKASPSATATGDKPADKSKVKKTRSTGRSILFINDARDLKVVNSGRNLAGVKMLNLENINIVDLLSHKNIIFTDKAIDKLEKTYKK, encoded by the coding sequence ATGGCGATAAAGTTAAACGTCTACAATCAAAACGGCGAAGCTAAGGGACAGAAGGAAGTCTCTGACGCGATTTTTGCCGTTAAATCCAATCCGGGATTGATCAATGAAGCGGTTACCGCCCAGATGGCTAATGAGCGCCAGGTTTTGGCGCATACCAAGACCAGAAGCGAAGTGAGAGGCGGCGGCAAGAAACCGTGGCGCCAGAAAGGAACCGGCCGGGCCAGAGTCGGCTCGAGCCGTTCTCCGCTCTGGAAAGGCGGCGGCATAATTTTCGGCCCCAATTCCGACCGCAATTTTTCCAAGAAGATCAATAAGAAAGCCAAGCGCAAAGCGATGTTTATGGTTTTGTCCGACCGAGCGGCTAATAACGGCTTGGCGATTGTGGAAAAATTAACCCTGGATGATTATAAAACAAAAGTGATGGATGGAATTTTAAATAATTGGGAAGAAAAAATTTTTAAGAATTTTACGATCGCGGAAAAAAAGAAATCCGCCTCCGTTAAAGCTTCCCCCTCCGCTACGGCTACGGGGGACAAGCCTGCGGACAAGTCCAAGGTCAAAAAAACAAGAAGCACCGGAAGAAGCATTCTTTTTATCAACGATGCCAGGGACTTGAAAGTCGTCAATTCGGGAAGAAATTTGGCCGGCGTAAAAATGTTAAATCTGGAAAATATCAATATCGTTGATTTGCTGAGCCATAAAAATATTATATTCACTGATAAGGCGATAGATAAGCTGGAAAAAACGTACAAGAAGTAA
- the rplC gene encoding 50S ribosomal protein L3: MKFIIGKKIEMTQLWQGENVAGVTAVQAGPCYVTQVKTTEKDGYQAVQLGFGGKKEKNTNKPQIGHLKNIKTKGIDDNFAWLREFRVDAKSALEIGDKIDVGAFAIGDKVAATGVSKGRGFQGVVKRHGFSGGRKSHGNKDQLRMPGSTGATGAGHVFKGTKKPGRMGTETVTTKNLEIIEIDKEKNILYIKGGIAGARNGLVLIEGAGDIVASKPAVAVKEEIKPAEAAAEAEKK, translated from the coding sequence ATCGGTAAGAAAATTGAGATGACCCAGCTTTGGCAGGGAGAAAATGTCGCGGGCGTGACTGCTGTTCAGGCCGGGCCTTGTTATGTCACCCAAGTTAAAACAACCGAAAAGGACGGCTATCAGGCAGTTCAGCTTGGTTTTGGCGGAAAGAAAGAAAAGAATACCAACAAGCCGCAAATCGGTCATTTGAAAAATATTAAAACCAAAGGGATTGATGATAATTTTGCTTGGTTGCGCGAATTCAGAGTTGACGCTAAGTCGGCCTTGGAGATTGGCGACAAAATCGACGTCGGCGCTTTTGCCATCGGCGATAAGGTCGCCGCGACTGGCGTTTCCAAAGGCCGCGGTTTCCAGGGCGTAGTCAAAAGACACGGTTTTTCCGGCGGCCGCAAATCGCACGGCAATAAGGATCAATTGAGAATGCCCGGTTCTACCGGCGCGACCGGCGCGGGCCACGTTTTCAAGGGCACCAAGAAACCGGGACGGATGGGCACGGAAACGGTCACCACCAAAAATTTGGAAATTATTGAAATTGATAAGGAAAAAAATATTTTATACATCAAGGGCGGAATTGCCGGAGCTAGAAATGGGTTAGTGTTGATTGAAGGCGCGGGAGATATTGTCGCCAGCAAACCCGCTGTTGCCGTTAAAGAAGAAATTAAGCCGGCCGAAGCTGCGGCGGAGGCAGAAAAAAAGTAA